CAATGTCTTCGCCAACTTGGACACGAGCGTGCAAGGCACGGTCAAGTTCGGTGATGACTCTTTTGTCGAGATCTGCGGTGTCGGCACTGTCATCCTCTCCGGCACGAACGATGAGCACCATGCACTTGCTGGTGTCTTCTTCATCCCCAAGCTGCGCAACTCCATCATCAGCATCGGGCAGCTCAACGAAACAAGCTCGCATGTGCTGATTGAAGAAGGCGTGCTCCGGGTTTGGGACCAACAGCATCGCCTTCTCGCAAGAGTTGAGCATGGTGCCAACCGCCTCTACGTGTTGAAGGCAAAAGTGGCAAGACCAATCTGCCTAGCCGTGCGACATGGAGACATGGCATGGCGGTGGCATGAGAGGTTCGGACACCTCAACTTTGAGGCGCTGAACAGGATGGGCCACGATAACATGGTGCGCGGTATGCCAAGGCTCAAGCATGCTGAGCAGTTGTGCGAGATGTGCGTCGTCACCAAGCACCGGCGTGCCCCATTCCCATCGCAGGCAAAGTATCGTGCTGAGAAGCCGCTCGAGCTTGTCCATGGGGACATTTGTGGACCGATCACGCCGGTGACTCCTGGAGGCCGGTGCTACTTCTTGCTGCTTGTTGACGACGCTACCCGCTACATGTGTGTGGTACTCCTAGCAAGCAAGTCTGGTGCATCAGAGGCTATTAAGCGGATACAAGCAGCAGTGGAGAAGCAAAGCGGGCTAACGCTGAAGGTGATCCGCACCGACAACGGCGGTGAGTTCACCTCGTTGGACTTTGCCAGCTACTGTGTCGATGAAGGGATCGGGCGCCACTTCTCTGCACCATACACTCCGCAGTAGAATGGTGTGGTGGAGCGATGGAATCAGACCGTCGTTGCCATGGCACGTGCCCTGCTGAGGCAAAGGAGCATGCCGGCTGAGTTTTGGGGGGAGGCAGTGAGCACCGCGGTGTTCTTGCTCAACCGCGCCCCCACAAAGGCACTCGCCGGCAAGACACTGTTCGAAGCTTGGCATGGCTGCAAGCCGGCTGTCCACTTCCTGCACACCTTTGGCTGCCTCACCTACATGAAGAAACAGGGGCACCTGCGCAAGCTCGATGACCGCAGCACGCCCGTCGTATTCATCGGCTATGAGGACGGTGTGAAGGCATACCGGTTCCTTGATCCGGTGACGCGCCGGGTCAGCATTGTGCGTGATGTCATCTTCGACGAGGATAGGAGTTGGAGCTGGACGTCGACCATGGACAGCAATACCGCCGACAGCGGCTCAAGCGAGTTCCAAGTCAAGTATAACTACACGGCACCATTCCCTGCTCCAacaccatcaccaacatcatCCCCTGTCCCTGCAACAGCAAGCCCAGCAACTCCTGCACCAAGCAGTATCGTGTCCTCTGACGGAGAGGATAGCCCATTCGAGCAGGAGCACGTCACTCCATTGGAGAATGATGAAGAGCGCTTTGATGCAGCGCACCGTGGTGACTCGCCTGTCCGCTACTGCACCATTGAGGGTGTGATTGGAGCAGGACAGCCAGTGCCTGGGCTTGCGCAGCGTAATCTCGAGGGGGAGTTGAACATGATTAGCGCCAGCGAGCCACGCACATTTGCAGAAGCAGAACAGGAGGAGGCATGGCGTGCGGCAATGAGAAATGAGGTCGACTCCATCAAGCAGAACCAAACTTGGGAGCTCATCGACCTGCCTCAAGGACAACGCCCAATCACCCTTAAATGGGTGTTCAAATTGAAGAAAGGTGAAACAGGGGAGGTGGTTAAGCAtaaggcaagattggtggcaCATGGCTTTATCCAGCAAGCCGGCGTCGACTTCGATGAGGTCTTTGCGCCCGTTGCGCGCATGGAGTCTGTCAGATTATTGCTTGCTCTAGCAGTAGAAGCTGGCTGGAACGTCCATCATATGGATGTAAAGTCTGCCTTCCTCAACGGTGACCTGAAAGAGGAAGTCTATGTCTGCTAGCCACCCGGGTTCGTTGTTCTCGGCCAAGAACACAAGGTGTTGCGGCTGcgcaaggcactctatgggctgcGGCAAGCACCTCGAGCATGGAACGAGAAGCTGGACGCGACCTTGAAGAGGATTAGCTTCCACCAAAGCTAACATGAGCATGCCATGTACCGTCGTGGTGACAGCAGCTCTGTTCTGCTTGTTGACGTGTACGTGGACGACCTCATCATCACTGGTGCTTCGTCGGAAGGGATTGAAGCGTTCAAGGCTGAGATGAAGACGTTGTTCCAGATGAGTGATCTCGGCCTCCTCTCCCTTTACTTGGGCATCGAGGTGCACCAAGATGATGATGCCATCACCCTGCGCCAAGCTCACTACGCTGAGAGCATATTGGAGCTGGCCGGGATGGCAGGCTGCAATGCAGTCCAAACGCCAATGGAGGAGCGGCTCAAGCTCAGCCGCAAGAGCACTACACCGGAGGTGGATGCAACACACTATCGACGGCTGGTTGGCAGCCTTCGCTACCTTATCCACACACGACCAGACTTGGCCTTTGCCGTTGGGTTCGTGAGTCGATTCATGGAGCACCCAACAGAAGAGCACTTGCAGGCAGTGAAAAGAATCCTACGCTATGTCGCTGGCACTCTCAACTTTGGTCTGTGCTACAAGCGACGAACAGGAGCAGCACGGTTGGTCGGCTACAGCGATAGCGACCTCGCTGGCGACATCGACATAAGGAAGAGCACCGGTGGCACTCTCTTCTTCCTTGGCAATTGCTTGATCTGCTGGCAATCCATCAA
The genomic region above belongs to Panicum hallii strain FIL2 chromosome 4, PHallii_v3.1, whole genome shotgun sequence and contains:
- the LOC112890553 gene encoding uncharacterized protein LOC112890553, translating into MYRRGDSSSVLLVDVYVDDLIITGASSEGIEAFKAEMKTLFQMSDLGLLSLYLGIEVHQDDDAITLRQAHYAESILELAGMAGCNAVQTPMEERLKLSRKSTTPEVDATHYRRLVGSLRYLIHTRPDLAFAVGFVSRFMEHPTEEHLQAVKRILRYVAGTLNFGLCYKRRTGAARLVGYSDSDLAGDIDIRKSTGGTLFFLGNCLICWQSIKQRVVALSSYEAEYVAATTAATQAIWLTQLLSELTGEEAQTVELKVDSKSALALAKNPSSMSAASTSSSAITSSGAAWIMEELAPHTSPLQTNSLTSSPKHLGESNSKS